The genomic DNA GAGAGGACAATCAATGTCAGTCATCACAACCGAGATCCGCGGCCCGATCGCCATCCTGCGCCTCAATCGCCCCGACGCGATGAACGCGCTCGGCGCCGATGGAGACGGTGAGGCCGTGCGCACCGCCTGCGACGCGCTCAACGCCGACCTCTCGATCCGCTGCGTCATCCTCACCGGCGAGGGCCGCGCCTTCTCCGCCGGCGGTGACATCAAGAAGATGGCCGATCCCGAAGGGCCGTTCTCGGGTGGCGGCCTGCCGATCCGCAGCCATTACCAGCGCAACATTCACCGCATCGCCCGCGCGCTGTTCTCGCTCGACATGCCCGTCATCGCCGCGGTCAACGGCGCCGCGATCGGCCTGGGCTGCGACGTCGCGTGCATGGCCGACATCCGCATCGCCAGCGACAAGGCGAAGTTCGGCGTAACGTTCCTGAAGCTCGGACTGGTGCCCGGCGACGGCGGGTCGTGGCTGCTCCCACGCACGATCGGCATGAGCCGCGCGGCGGAATTGTTCTTCACCGGCGATGTGATCGACGCCGCCACCGCCGCCGACTGGGGCCTCGTCAGCCGCGTCGTGCCGCACGATACGCTGATGGACGAAACGCTCGCACTCGCCACCAAGATCGCCGCGCTCCCGCCGCACTCGCTCCGCCTCACCAAATCGCTGCTGCGCCAGGGACAGACGAGTACCTACGATCAGGCGCTCGATTCAGCCTCGACGGCGCAGGCCGTCAGCCACGCGACCCAGGATCACCGCGAGGGCGTGGCCGCGCTGCTCGAGAAGCGCGACGCGGTGTTTATCGGGAAGTAGCTTCCCCGATCGATCAGGGTTCTAAGCAGCCAACCCGTCGAGAAACGCCCGCTCCGCGTCCGTCGTTGCGCGGCCGAGCGCCGCGTTGCGCGCCGGAAACCGCCCGAACCGGGTAATCTCCTCGGCATGGCCCTGCGCAAACGGCACGTTCGGGCCACCCATCGCGGTGAACTTCTCGACCGACAGTCGCTGCAGCGCCGCATCCTCCGCATGCATGAACGGAATGTAGAGAAACGCCCGCTCCTCCTCGGCATACCGCGCCTCCCAGCCCTGCTCGATCGCCTGCAACGCCAGTTCCACCGCCAGCCCGTCCGCCTCGAATGCCCGCGGCGAATCGCGATAAATGTTGCGCGAGAATTGGTCGAGCAGCACGATCGCCGCGAGCAGATCGTCCGGCGTATCGCGCCACGCCGCCGCGCGCGTCGCGAACACCGCGTCACGCAACGTCCCGAACCGCGCCGTAATCTCAGCATCCAGCGCTTCATCGCGCGCGAATTGCGTCTCCAGCGTCAGCGCGAACCAGAAGTCGAGCACCGCGCGCGCCGCATCCTCAACCGTCTCTGGCGCCGCATCGTGGACTATCGCCTGCTCTGTCCCTAGATCGCCCGCCATGCTCGCGTCCTCATTACCCAATGTCATCACCCTCGGCTGCCGATTGAACCTCGCCGAAAGCGAAACGATCCGCTCGCTCG from Sphingomonas radiodurans includes the following:
- a CDS encoding DUF924 family protein → MTLGNEDASMAGDLGTEQAIVHDAAPETVEDAARAVLDFWFALTLETQFARDEALDAEITARFGTLRDAVFATRAAAWRDTPDDLLAAIVLLDQFSRNIYRDSPRAFEADGLAVELALQAIEQGWEARYAEEERAFLYIPFMHAEDAALQRLSVEKFTAMGGPNVPFAQGHAEEITRFGRFPARNAALGRATTDAERAFLDGLAA
- a CDS encoding crotonase/enoyl-CoA hydratase family protein, whose product is MSVITTEIRGPIAILRLNRPDAMNALGADGDGEAVRTACDALNADLSIRCVILTGEGRAFSAGGDIKKMADPEGPFSGGGLPIRSHYQRNIHRIARALFSLDMPVIAAVNGAAIGLGCDVACMADIRIASDKAKFGVTFLKLGLVPGDGGSWLLPRTIGMSRAAELFFTGDVIDAATAADWGLVSRVVPHDTLMDETLALATKIAALPPHSLRLTKSLLRQGQTSTYDQALDSASTAQAVSHATQDHREGVAALLEKRDAVFIGK